The Piliocolobus tephrosceles isolate RC106 chromosome 3, ASM277652v3, whole genome shotgun sequence genome has a window encoding:
- the FGA gene encoding LOW QUALITY PROTEIN: fibrinogen alpha chain (The sequence of the model RefSeq protein was modified relative to this genomic sequence to represent the inferred CDS: deleted 1 base in 1 codon) yields MFSMRIVCLVLSVVGTGWTADTGEGDFLTEGGGVRGPRVVEKHHSACKDSDWPFCSDEDWNYKCPSGCRMKGLIDEVNQDFTNRINKLKNSLFEYQKNNKDSNSLTINIMEILRGDLASSNNRDNTYNRVSEDLRSRIEVLKRKVIEKVQHIQLLQQNVRAQLVDMKRLEVDIDIKIRSCRGSCSRALAREVDLKDYEDQQKQLEQVIAKDLLPSRDRQHLPLIKMNPVPDLFPPNFKSQKVPPEWKALTDMQQMRMELQRPGGNEVTRVDSTSYGTGSETESPRNPSSAGSWNPGSSGPGSTGTWNPGSSGPGSTGTWKPGXXXXSSGTGSTGTWNPASSGPGSTGNQNTGSPRPGSTGTWNPGSSGHGSAGHWSSESSVSSSSGHWHSGSGSFRPDSPGSGNTRPTNPDWGTFEEVPGNVSPGTKREYHTDKLVTSKGDKELVVGKEKVTSGSTTTTRRSCSKTVTKTVIGPGGHKEVTKEVVTSEDGSDCSEAIDLGTGTLDEFRHRHPDEAAFFDTASTGKTFPGFFSPMFREFASEAESMGSESGTFTNTKETSSHHSGVAEFPSSGKTSSHSKQFVSSTAYNREGSTFESKSYKMADEAGSEADHEGTHSTKRGHAKSRSSRDCDDVLQTHPSGTQSGIFNIKLPGSSKIFSVYCDQETSLGGWLLIQQRMDGSLNFNRTWQDYKKGFGSLNDEGKGEFWLGNDYLHLLTQRGSVLRVELEDWAGNEAYAEYYFRVGSEAEGYALQVSSYEGTAGDALIEGSVEEGTEYTSHNSMQFSTFDRDADQWEENCAEVYGGGWWYNNCQAANLNGIYYPGGSYDPRNNSPYEIENGVVWVSFRGADYSLRAVRMKIRPLVTQ; encoded by the exons ATGTTTTCCATGAGGATCGTCTGCCTGGTCCTAAGTGTGGTGGGCACAGGATGG ACTGCAGATACTGGTGAAGGTGACTTTCTAACTGAAGGAGGAGGCGTGCGTGGCCCAAGGGTTGTGGAAAAGCATCATTCTGCCTGCAAAGATTCAGACTGGCCCTTCTGCTCTGATGAAGACTGG AACTACAAATGCCCTTCTGGCTGCAGGATGAAAGGGTTGATTGATGAAGTCAATCAAGATTTtacaaacagaataaataagCTCAAAAATTCACTATTTGAATATCAGAAGAACAATAAGGATTCTAACTCATTGACCATTAATATAATGGAAATTTTGAGAGGCGATCTTGCCTCATCCAATA ACCGTGATAATACCTATAACCGAGTGTCTGAAGATCTGAGAAGCAGAATTGAAGTCCTGAAGCGCAAAGTCATAGAAAAAGTACAGCATATCCAACTTCTGCAGCAAAATGTTAGGGCTCAGTTGGTTGATATGAAAAGACTGGAG GTGGACATTGACATTAAGATCCGATCTTGTCGAGGGTCATGCAGTAGGGCTTTAGCTCGTGAAGTAGATCTGAAGGACTATGAAGATCAGCAGAAGCAACTTGAACAGGTCATTGCCAAAGACTTACTTCCCTCTAGAGATAGGCAACACTTACCACTGATAAAAATGAACCCAGTTCCAGACTTGTTTCCCCCAAATTTCAAGAGCCAGAAGGTACCCCCAGAGTGGAAGGCATTAACAGACATGCAGCAGATGAGAATGGAGTTACAGAGACCTGGTGGAAATGAGGTTACCCGAGTAGACTCCACCTCTTATGGAACAGGATCAGAGACAGAAAGCCCCAGGAACCCTAGCAGTGCTGGAAGCTGGAACCCTGGGAGCTCTGGACCTGGAAGTACTGGAACCTGGAACCCTGGGAGCTCTGGACCTGGAAGTACTGGAACCTGGAAACCTGGG GNNNNNNNNNNGAGCTCTGGAACTGGAAGTACTGGAACCTGGAACCCTGCGAGCTCTGGACCTGGAAGTACTGGAAACCAAAACACTGGGAGCCCTAGACCTGGTAGTACCGGAACCTGGAATCCTGGCAGCTCTGGACATGGAAGTGCTGGGCACTGGAGTTCTGAGAGCTCTGTATCTAGTAGTAGTGGACATTGGCACTCTGGATCTGGAAGTTTTAGGCCAGATAGCCCAGGCTCTGGGAACACCAGGCCTACCAACCCAGACTGGGGCACGTTTGAAGAGGTGCCAGGAAACGTAAGTCCAGGGACAAAGAGAGAGTACCACACAGATAAACTGGTCACTTCTAAAGGAGACAAAGAGCTCGTGGTTGGTAAAGAGAAGGTCACCTCTGGTAGCACAACCACCACACGTCGTTCATGCTCTAAAACCGTTACTAAGACTGTTATTGGTCCTGGTGGTCACAAAGAAGTTACCAAAGAAGTGGTGACCTCCGAAGATGGTTCTGACTGTTCCGAGGCAATAGATTTAGGCACAGGTACTCTGGATGAGTTCCGCCATAGGCACCCTGATGAAGCTGCCTTCTTTGACACTGCCTCAACTGGAAAAACATTTCCAGGTTTCTTCTCACCTATGTTCAGAGAGTTTGCCAGTGAGGCTGAGTCAATGGGTTCAGAATCTGGCACCTTCACAAATACAAAGGAAACCAGTTCTCATCACTCTGGGGTAGCTGAATTCCCTTCCAGTGGTAAAACTTCAAGTCACAGCAAACAATTTGTTAGTAGCACAGCTTACAACAGAGAAGGCTCCACATTTGAAAGCAAGAGTTATAAAATGGCAGATGAGGCCGGAAGTGAAGCCGATCATGAAGGAACACATTCCACCAAGAGAGGCCATGCTAAATCTCGCTCTTCCAGAG actgtgaTGATGTCCTCCAAACACATCCTTCAGGTACCCAAAGTGGCATTTTCAATATCAAGCTACCTGGATCCAGTAagattttttctgtttattgtgATCAAGAGACCAGTTTGGGAGGATGGCTTTTGATCCAGCAAAGAATGGATGGATCACTGAATTTTAACCGGACCTGGCAAGACTACAAGAAAGGTTTCGGCAGCCTGAATGACGAGGGGAAAGGAGAATTCTGGCTAGGCAATGACTACCTCCACTTACTAACCCAGAGGGGCTCTGTTCTTAGGGTTGAATTAGAGGACTGGGCTGGGAACGAAGCTTATGCAGAGTATTACTTCCGGGTAGGCTCTGAGGCCGAAGGCTATGCCCTCCAGGTCTCCTCCTATGAAGGCACTGCAGGCGATGCTCTGATTGAAGGTTCGGTAGAGGAAGGGACAGAGTACACCTCTCACAATAGCATGCAGTTCAGCACCTTTGACAGGGACGCAGACCAGTGGGAAGAGAACTGTGCAGAAGTCTATGGGGGAGGCTGGTGGTATAACAACTGCCAAGCAGCCAATCTCAATGGCATCTACTACCCTGGAGGCTCCTATGACCCGAGGAATAACAGTCCTTATGAGATTGAGAACGGAGTGGTCTGGGTTTCGTTTAGAGGGGCAGATTATTCCCTCAGGGCTGTTCGCATGAAAATTAGGCCCCTTGTGACCCAATAG
- the FGB gene encoding fibrinogen beta chain has protein sequence MKRMVSWSFHKFKTMKHLLLLLLCAFLVKSQGVNGNEEGLFGGRGHRPLDKKREEAPSLRPAPPPISGGGYRARPAKAAASQKKVERKAPDAGGCLHADPDMGVLCPTGCQLQEALLQQERPIRNSVDELNSNVQAVSETSSSNFQYMYLLKDMWQKKQKQVKDNENVVNEYSSDLEKHQLYIDETVNSNIPTNLRVLRSILENLRSKIQKLESDVSAQMEYCRTPCTVSCNIPVVSGKECEEIIRKGGETSEMYLIQPDSSVKPYRVYCDMNTENGGWTVIQNRQDGSVDFGRKWNPYKQGFGNIATNTDGKNYCGLPGEYWLGNDKISQLTRMGPTELLIEMEDWKGDKVKALYGGFTVQNEANKYQLSVNKYRGTAGNALMDGASQLTGENRTMTIHNGMFFSTYDRDNDGWLTADPRKQCSKEDGGGWWYNRCHAANPNGRYYWGGQYSWDMAKHGTDDGVVWMNWKGSWYSMKKMSMKIRPFFPQQ, from the exons ATGAAAAGGATGGTTTCTTGGAGCTTCCACAAATTTAAAACCATGAAACATCTATTATTGCTACTATTGTGTGCTTTTCTAGTTAAGTCCCAAGGTGTCAACGGCAATGAGGAg GGCCTCTTCGGTGGCCGCGGTCATCGACCCCTtgacaagaagagagaagaggctcCCAGCCTGAGGCCTGCCCCACCGCCCATCAGTGGGGGTGGCTATCGGGCTCGTCCAGCCAAAGCAGCTGCCAGtcaaaagaaagtagaaagaaaagccCCTGATGCTGGAGGCTGTCTTCACGCTGACCCAGACATG ggGGTGTTGTGTCCTACAGGATGTCAGTTGCAAGAAGCTTTGCTACAACAGGAAAGGCCAATCAGAAACAGTGTTGATGAGTTAAATAGCAATGTGCAAGCTGTTTCCGAGACCTCCTCTTCTAACTTTCAGTACATGTATTTGCTGAAAGACATGTGGCAAAAGAAGCAGAAGCAAGTAAAAG aTAATGAAAATGTAGTAAATGAGTACTCCTCAGACCTGGAAAAGCACCAATTATATATAGACGAGACTGTGAATAGTAATATCCCAACTAATCTTCGTGTGCTTCGTTCAATCCTGGAAAACCTGAGaagcaaaatacaaaagttagaatCTGATGTCTCAGCTCAAATGGAATATTGTCGCACCCCATGCACTGTCAGTTGCAATATTCCTGTGGTGTCTGGCAAAG AATGTGAGGAAATTATCAGGAAAGGTGGTGAAACATCTGAAATGTATCTCATTCAACCCGACAGTTCTGTCAAACCATATAGAGTATACTGTGATATGAACACAGAAAATGGAG GATGGACAGTGATTCAGAATCGTCAAGATGGTAGCGTTGACTTTGGCAGGAAATGGAATCCATATAAACAGGGATTTGGAAATATTGCAACCAACACAGATGGGAAGAATTACTGTGGCCTACCAG gtgAGTATTGGCTTGGAAATGATAAAATTAGCCAGCTTACCAGGATGGGACCCACAGAACTTTTGATTGAAATGGAGGACTGGAAAGGAGATAAAGTAAAGGCTCTCTATGGAGGATTCACTGTACAGAATGAGGCCAACAAATACCAGCTCTCAGTAAACAAATATAGAGGAACAGCTGGCAATGCCCTCATGGATGGAGCATCTCAGCTGACGGGAGAAAACAGGACCATGACCATTCACAATGGCATGTTCTTCAGCACATATGACAGAGACAATGACGGCTG gTTAACAGCAGATCCCAGGAAACAGTGTTCTAAAGAAGATGGTGGTGGATGGTGGTATAATAGGTGTCATGCAGCCAATCCAAATGGCAGATACTACTGGGGTGGACAATATAGCTGGGACATGGCAAAGCATGGCACAGATGATGGTGTAGTATGGATGAATTGGAAGGGGTCATGGTACTCAATGAAGAAGATGAGTATGAAGATCAGGCCCTTCTTCCCACAGCAATAG